From Myxosarcina sp. GI1, the proteins below share one genomic window:
- a CDS encoding HhoA/HhoB/HtrA family serine endopeptidase: MNQLRFLGKVATHLTALFLGVILTFGGLRVMSSQADTLLTPQPKLEERAERVALQVEPETSTNFVGSAVARSGPAVVRIDTERTVTRKVEPFFEDPFFRDFFGDRFGQQYPTERQLRGQGSGFITDKSGIILTNAHVVSKADRVLVTLKDGREFEGTVRGTDEVTDLAVVKIDPQGSELPVAPLGNSSNLKVGDWAIAVGNPVGLNNTVTLGIISTLTRTSAQVGIPDKRIDFLQTDAAINPGNSGGPLLNERGEVIGINTAIRADANGIGFAIPIDKVKALKDTLAAGKKIPHPYVGVQMVTLTPELARQNNQDSNSPFFVPEVEGVLVVRVLPNTPAEAAGIRRGDVIVAIDDKPIAGASELQTLVENSGLNSSLKFEVVRGDRSLKLRVVTAQLESNS; this comes from the coding sequence ATGAATCAGCTAAGATTTCTAGGTAAAGTAGCAACTCATCTTACAGCACTTTTTTTAGGAGTCATTTTAACCTTTGGGGGTTTGAGAGTAATGTCTTCTCAAGCAGATACTCTACTCACTCCCCAGCCGAAGCTAGAAGAAAGAGCAGAGCGAGTTGCTTTACAGGTAGAGCCTGAAACTTCTACTAACTTCGTCGGTAGCGCAGTAGCACGTTCGGGTCCTGCTGTAGTCAGGATCGATACCGAAAGAACTGTTACTCGTAAAGTCGAGCCATTTTTTGAAGATCCTTTTTTTCGCGATTTTTTTGGCGATCGCTTCGGGCAACAGTATCCTACCGAAAGACAGCTTAGAGGACAGGGTTCGGGATTTATTACTGATAAGAGCGGCATTATTTTAACTAACGCTCACGTAGTTAGTAAAGCCGACCGTGTTTTAGTAACTCTTAAAGATGGACGAGAGTTTGAAGGGACTGTTCGAGGAACCGATGAAGTAACCGATTTAGCGGTAGTAAAAATCGATCCTCAAGGATCGGAGTTACCCGTTGCTCCTTTGGGTAATTCTAGTAACCTGAAAGTTGGTGACTGGGCGATTGCCGTAGGCAACCCTGTTGGCTTAAATAATACTGTTACTTTGGGTATTATCAGTACCCTGACTCGCACTTCAGCACAGGTAGGTATCCCCGATAAACGCATCGATTTTCTGCAAACTGATGCGGCAATCAATCCCGGTAATTCTGGCGGACCTTTGTTAAACGAACGCGGCGAAGTTATTGGCATTAACACGGCAATTCGCGCTGATGCTAATGGAATTGGCTTTGCCATACCTATAGATAAAGTTAAAGCGTTAAAAGATACTCTAGCTGCTGGTAAGAAAATTCCCCATCCTTATGTTGGCGTGCAAATGGTCACTTTGACTCCCGAACTTGCCAGACAGAACAATCAAGATTCTAACTCGCCTTTCTTTGTTCCTGAAGTAGAAGGGGTATTAGTAGTTAGAGTTCTGCCTAACACTCCTGCCGAAGCAGCAGGCATTCGACGCGGTGATGTTATTGTAGCGATTGACGATAAACCGATTGCTGGTGCCAGCGAACTGCAAACATTAGTGGAAAACAGTGGCTTGAATTCTAGTTTGAAGTTTGAGGTCGTACGCGGCGATCGCTCTCTGAAATTAAGAGTTGTTACTGCTCAGTTAGAAAGTAATTCTTAA
- a CDS encoding Hsp70 family protein, protein MGSNSISTSFYAIDFGTSNTAIARWNAATEQAEMVDLGELSQSITKLPPLIPSLVYVEDASQERVVVGQTVRDRGLDMVNEPRFFRSFKRGIGSPIQGFLPQLDQKTLSFEQIGAWFLHKLIVQLQDNTETIQSLVLTVPVDSFEAYRHWLTGVFESLAVEQIRILDEPTAAALGYDATDKELLLVVDFGGGTLDLSLVRLAENPQPQGFKLNWQRIWGNDKPQKPLARVLAKAGQNLGGSDIDRWLVDYFYSTQGLPKTSLIERLAERLKIKLSSQSSASEVYFNDETLESYELNLDRDRFEDILRQQQFFERLDESMEQVIQQARRNGIEVEDIDGVLLVGGSVQIPAVRSWISKYFDENKLFGDCPYEAIVKGALQVAKNNEVKDFLYHSYGIRYWNRRQNCHSWHSIINTGQPYPLERPVELILGASTDNQTSLELIIGELGSTTSATEVYFDGERLVTRAAKPDTATVLPLNDRDGARTIAKLEPPGNPGSDRLKIVFEVDEGRYLRISVEDLLTQQTLLNHHIVARLK, encoded by the coding sequence ATGGGAAGCAATTCAATTTCAACTAGTTTTTATGCCATTGACTTTGGTACTAGCAACACAGCAATTGCTCGCTGGAACGCTGCTACTGAACAAGCAGAAATGGTTGACCTGGGAGAACTCTCTCAGTCAATTACCAAGTTACCTCCTTTAATTCCCAGCTTAGTATATGTCGAAGATGCCAGCCAGGAACGAGTTGTGGTCGGACAAACAGTGCGCGATCGCGGTTTGGATATGGTTAATGAGCCACGTTTTTTTCGCAGTTTCAAACGAGGAATCGGTTCGCCCATTCAAGGTTTTTTGCCCCAGCTAGACCAAAAGACTCTTTCTTTCGAGCAGATAGGAGCTTGGTTTCTACACAAATTAATTGTGCAGTTGCAAGACAATACAGAGACAATTCAATCGTTGGTTTTAACCGTACCAGTAGATAGTTTTGAAGCTTATCGCCATTGGTTGACTGGGGTTTTTGAATCTTTAGCGGTAGAACAAATCAGAATCTTAGACGAACCGACAGCCGCAGCACTCGGTTATGATGCGACGGATAAAGAATTACTGTTGGTAGTAGACTTTGGTGGTGGTACGTTGGATCTTTCTTTGGTCAGGCTGGCAGAAAATCCTCAGCCTCAAGGTTTTAAACTTAATTGGCAGCGGATTTGGGGCAACGACAAGCCTCAGAAACCACTAGCTCGCGTACTAGCTAAGGCGGGACAAAATCTTGGCGGTTCGGATATCGATCGCTGGCTGGTCGATTATTTTTATAGTACTCAGGGTTTGCCTAAAACTTCTCTAATCGAGCGTTTGGCAGAAAGGTTGAAAATTAAGCTGTCTTCTCAGTCTTCTGCCTCGGAAGTATATTTTAATGACGAAACCCTGGAAAGCTACGAACTAAATTTAGACCGCGATCGCTTTGAAGACATATTGCGACAGCAGCAGTTTTTCGAGCGGCTAGATGAGTCTATGGAACAGGTAATTCAACAAGCAAGGCGTAATGGAATTGAAGTTGAAGATATTGACGGCGTGTTACTAGTAGGCGGTTCCGTACAAATTCCTGCGGTACGCAGTTGGATCTCTAAATATTTTGACGAAAACAAGCTTTTTGGCGATTGTCCTTATGAAGCTATTGTCAAAGGAGCTTTGCAGGTAGCTAAAAACAATGAAGTTAAAGATTTTCTCTACCATAGCTATGGGATTCGCTATTGGAATCGCCGTCAAAACTGTCATAGTTGGCATTCAATTATTAACACAGGGCAGCCTTATCCCTTAGAACGCCCAGTAGAACTAATTCTGGGAGCTTCAACAGATAATCAAACCAGCCTCGAATTGATTATTGGCGAACTAGGTTCGACAACCAGTGCTACTGAAGTATATTTTGATGGCGAAAGGCTGGTAACTCGCGCCGCTAAACCCGATACGGCTACTGTATTACCTCTCAACGATCGAGATGGAGCTAGAACTATTGCCAAGCTAGAACCACCAGGAAATCCTGGTAGCGATCGGCTCAAAATAGTTTTTGAAGTAGATGAAGGACGATATTTACGTATTTCGGTTGAAGATTTACTTACTCAGCAAACTTTATTAAATCATCATATAGTAGCACGATTGAAATAA
- a CDS encoding WecB/TagA/CpsF family glycosyltransferase, protein MERINILNVPIDNCSMSELIEKLKVGGVVFTPNVDHLVKLQKDKEFYHVYQQADYRVCDSQLLFLASRFLGQPLIEKISGSDLFPAFCQYYSKDKNIKIFLLGGLGDVAAKARQNINTKARREIVVGSYSPPFGFETDEAECQKIIAAIARSGANVLAVGLGAPKQEKWIYQYKSQLKNIKTFFAIGATLDFEAGNLKRAPKWISLAGLEWFYRLLSEPKRLWRRYLLEDTTFFLLILKQKIKSYYHPIVTKKSGLFKTERSSSTGLRSQ, encoded by the coding sequence ATGGAACGAATAAATATTTTAAATGTTCCGATTGATAATTGTAGTATGTCAGAGTTGATCGAAAAATTAAAAGTAGGTGGAGTTGTATTTACCCCCAATGTAGATCATTTAGTAAAGCTTCAAAAAGACAAAGAGTTTTATCATGTCTATCAACAGGCAGATTATCGAGTTTGTGACAGCCAACTATTGTTTTTAGCATCACGGTTTCTCGGTCAACCTTTAATTGAAAAAATTTCAGGTTCGGATTTATTTCCTGCTTTTTGTCAATATTATAGTAAAGATAAAAATATTAAAATCTTTTTACTTGGAGGACTAGGTGATGTAGCGGCAAAAGCTCGCCAAAACATCAATACCAAAGCACGAAGAGAAATAGTTGTAGGTTCTTATTCTCCTCCTTTTGGTTTTGAAACGGATGAGGCAGAATGTCAAAAGATTATCGCGGCGATCGCTCGCTCTGGTGCCAACGTTTTAGCAGTAGGACTGGGAGCACCCAAACAAGAAAAATGGATTTACCAGTACAAATCTCAGCTAAAAAATATTAAAACTTTTTTTGCTATTGGTGCAACTCTCGATTTTGAAGCAGGTAATCTCAAGCGAGCACCAAAATGGATTAGTTTGGCTGGTTTAGAGTGGTTTTATCGGCTTTTATCAGAACCCAAACGATTGTGGCGAAGATATTTGTTAGAAGACACTACTTTCTTTTTGCTAATTCTGAAGCAAAAAATAAAGTCTTATTACCACCCAATTGTGACAAAAAAAAGCGGTTTATTTAAAACAGAAAGAAGTAGTTCGACGGGACTGCGATCGCAATAA
- a CDS encoding TldD/PmbA family protein — MSSIEQLLKIAINANVTHAEIYQIRGQSRQIFFEGNRLKQLESSQSEGTALRVWSNDRQGLAVASGFIEPETLVAKAIALSQLNPIETPVLTPGRTEIHAGNTIDISIETLVELGLTAIANLRDEYPELVCSAEFEWERETTTLLNSQGLRCQYSGTSIAYYIGAESIRGEDFLGIYDGEYSKQPLELDSVVQRILQRLDWAKNNVTPPVGKMPVLFTANAATMLWETIEDALNGKEVAEGSSPWSDRHQNKVVSELLTLSQQPDKIPYDCPFDDEGTPTQTLEVIVEGVLNRFYCDRATGRELGIDTTGNGFRPDLDSYPTPSLVNLCVEPGKYTWKELVSQLDTGIIIDQILGGGADISGDFSVNVDLGYRVRQGKIVGRVKDTAISGNVYEVLNRIVALGNECTWNGSYYTPALIVEEVSVVG; from the coding sequence ATGAGTAGTATCGAACAACTGTTAAAAATAGCTATAAACGCTAACGTAACGCATGCCGAAATCTATCAAATTAGAGGACAATCGCGTCAAATATTTTTTGAAGGAAATCGTCTCAAACAGTTAGAAAGTTCTCAATCAGAAGGTACGGCTTTAAGAGTATGGTCGAACGATCGCCAGGGTTTAGCAGTGGCATCTGGATTTATCGAACCAGAAACACTTGTAGCTAAAGCGATCGCACTTTCACAACTAAATCCTATTGAAACCCCTGTCTTAACACCAGGCAGAACCGAAATTCATGCTGGTAATACTATCGATATTTCTATAGAAACACTAGTCGAGCTTGGCTTGACAGCAATTGCCAACTTACGTGATGAATATCCCGAACTAGTCTGTTCGGCAGAATTTGAATGGGAACGGGAAACGACTACTTTGCTCAATTCTCAGGGTTTACGCTGTCAGTACAGCGGAACTTCAATCGCTTACTATATTGGTGCAGAATCGATTCGAGGAGAAGATTTCCTGGGTATATACGACGGTGAATACAGCAAACAGCCATTAGAACTTGACAGTGTCGTTCAAAGAATACTGCAACGATTAGATTGGGCAAAAAACAACGTTACTCCTCCTGTAGGAAAAATGCCAGTCTTGTTTACGGCAAATGCAGCAACTATGCTTTGGGAAACCATTGAAGACGCATTAAATGGCAAAGAAGTTGCCGAAGGTTCTTCCCCTTGGAGCGATCGCCACCAAAACAAAGTAGTCTCAGAACTATTAACTCTTTCCCAACAGCCAGATAAAATACCCTACGATTGTCCCTTTGATGATGAAGGAACGCCTACACAAACTTTGGAAGTAATTGTAGAAGGCGTTTTAAATCGGTTTTATTGCGATCGCGCTACAGGTAGAGAGTTAGGGATCGATACCACTGGTAATGGTTTTCGTCCCGACTTAGATAGCTATCCTACTCCCTCTTTAGTTAACTTGTGTGTTGAACCAGGGAAATATACTTGGAAAGAATTAGTTTCTCAATTAGATACGGGAATCATTATCGACCAAATTTTAGGTGGTGGTGCCGATATTTCTGGTGACTTTTCAGTCAACGTAGATTTAGGCTATCGAGTACGGCAGGGCAAAATAGTCGGTCGAGTCAAAGATACGGCAATTTCAGGAAATGTATATGAGGTTTTAAATCGGATCGTTGCTTTGGGAAATGAATGTACCTGGAATGGCTCTTATTACACACCTGCTTTGATTGTTGAAGAGGTATCGGTTGTGGGTTAG
- a CDS encoding CPBP family intramembrane glutamic endopeptidase — protein MSIFWLPLAIPIYWALKNNPNLAAILTMGLMFLELLCLWRLWGKYVYGETSIFSNYGLVTTTANLREFANGLAIGFCFCLSLFFLEAVCGWINIVSPSLNLFKVTLEGLFSALGIALAEELLFRGWLWDELRRDYPTKIAIWANALLFALLHFIKPVNEIIRTLVTFPALVILGIALVKAKLRCNNRLGISIGIHAGLVWGYYIFNVGELIEYSDRVPAWITGIDRNPIAGITGLIFLSVLTLGISRFRFRTN, from the coding sequence TTGTCCATTTTTTGGCTGCCGTTAGCAATTCCAATATACTGGGCATTGAAAAATAATCCCAATCTGGCAGCGATTTTAACTATGGGATTGATGTTTCTCGAATTGCTGTGTTTGTGGCGATTGTGGGGTAAATATGTTTATGGAGAAACCAGCATATTTAGCAATTATGGTTTGGTAACAACTACTGCTAATTTACGAGAGTTTGCTAACGGTTTGGCGATTGGTTTTTGCTTTTGCCTGAGCTTGTTTTTCTTAGAAGCTGTTTGTGGCTGGATAAATATTGTCTCTCCCAGTCTCAATCTATTTAAAGTTACTCTTGAAGGCTTGTTTAGTGCTTTAGGAATAGCTCTTGCCGAAGAATTATTATTTCGAGGTTGGCTGTGGGATGAATTACGGCGAGATTATCCAACCAAAATTGCTATTTGGGCAAATGCTTTATTATTTGCCCTACTGCATTTTATTAAGCCTGTAAATGAAATTATTCGTACTCTAGTAACTTTTCCTGCTTTAGTAATTCTAGGGATAGCGTTAGTTAAAGCCAAACTACGCTGTAATAATCGTTTGGGTATATCTATAGGTATACATGCAGGTTTAGTTTGGGGATATTATATTTTCAACGTTGGTGAACTTATCGAATACAGCGATCGCGTTCCTGCGTGGATTACGGGAATCGATCGCAATCCTATTGCTGGAATTACGGGGTTGATATTTTTAAGCGTTCTCACTTTGGGCATTAGCCGATTTCGTTTCAGAACAAATTAG
- the clpS gene encoding ATP-dependent Clp protease adapter ClpS: MSVGTSVIKKSSTSTVRKLAPRYRVLLHNDDFNSMEYVVQTLMQTVAGMTQPQAVNIMMETHTNGIGLVITCALEHAEFYCETLGNHGLTSTIEPDE; the protein is encoded by the coding sequence GTGTCCGTTGGAACTTCTGTAATTAAAAAAAGTAGTACTTCTACAGTTCGCAAACTAGCACCCCGTTATCGTGTATTGCTTCATAACGATGATTTCAACTCAATGGAGTATGTCGTGCAAACTTTAATGCAGACAGTAGCAGGAATGACTCAGCCTCAAGCAGTTAATATTATGATGGAAACACATACTAATGGCATCGGATTAGTAATTACTTGTGCTTTAGAACACGCTGAATTTTACTGCGAGACTCTTGGCAATCACGGTTTGACTAGCACTATCGAACCTGACGAATAA
- a CDS encoding alpha/beta fold hydrolase — protein MQVTSLAKTRSIPGNYWQWRGHSIYYVRAGEKSQPHPPLLLVHGFGASTDHWQKNLAGLRSQFEVWAIDLLGFGRSAKPDLEYSSNLWQEQLHDFIKEIIGRPTVLAGNSLGGYACLCVAAEYQQSVAGLILLNSAGPFTETTVKAPTPFWQKTVGEVTRSLLLQPWASFLLFQYLRRRETIRRTLKQVYLDPNAITDRLVEDIYRPSCDVGAARVFNSVFKTPQGEKIDLLLGRMSCPLLMLWGESDPWIDARARGAKFREYYPQLTEYYLKAGHCPHDEIPEQVNKLITNWILAFDNG, from the coding sequence ATGCAAGTAACCTCTCTAGCAAAAACTAGATCTATACCAGGCAACTATTGGCAGTGGCGGGGACATTCGATATATTATGTTCGCGCTGGCGAAAAATCTCAGCCACATCCACCATTGCTCTTAGTTCACGGTTTTGGGGCTTCTACCGATCACTGGCAAAAAAATTTAGCGGGGTTGCGATCGCAATTTGAAGTTTGGGCGATTGATTTGCTTGGTTTTGGTCGTTCTGCCAAACCCGATCTGGAGTATAGCAGCAACTTGTGGCAAGAACAACTTCACGACTTTATCAAAGAGATTATTGGCAGACCAACCGTATTGGCGGGTAATTCTTTAGGGGGATATGCCTGTCTATGTGTTGCTGCCGAATATCAGCAATCGGTAGCTGGCTTAATTTTGCTCAACAGTGCCGGACCTTTTACCGAGACTACAGTCAAAGCCCCAACACCATTTTGGCAAAAAACCGTAGGAGAAGTAACGCGATCGCTTTTATTACAGCCTTGGGCTAGCTTTTTGCTATTTCAATATCTCCGCCGTCGAGAAACTATTCGTCGTACTTTAAAACAAGTTTATCTCGATCCCAATGCTATTACCGACCGATTGGTAGAAGATATCTATCGTCCCTCCTGTGATGTCGGTGCGGCACGAGTTTTTAATTCCGTATTTAAAACTCCTCAAGGAGAAAAGATCGATCTTTTGCTGGGTAGAATGTCCTGTCCCCTACTAATGCTCTGGGGTGAGAGCGATCCTTGGATCGATGCTAGAGCTAGAGGAGCAAAATTTAGAGAATATTATCCGCAGCTTACGGAGTATTATTTAAAAGCAGGTCATTGTCCACACGATGAAATCCCCGAACAAGTCAATAAACTTATAACTAACTGGATTTTAGCTTTCGACAATGGATAA
- a CDS encoding DUF2993 domain-containing protein, with protein sequence MFGGFAGFNNDKGGDWGENLLNKVATNTIRHLFTRSDLVEVEVRCQPSSKLLQGTIDSFKMNGRGLVIRKQFRTEEMSFETDTVAIDFGSVVKGNLSLKQPTQAVAQVKLTQADINKSFEAELVRKRLENLTIEDLTKISGGKPVSFTDVDLQLLPDNRIKLLAKASWGDRSIPVSLNCSLGIAKRRRIVFDNALFEPKDVPEDLRDTSKELTIALGKILNKMVDLDRFNLDGVKLRLNRLETAGKMLLFSGYAQIERVPQTG encoded by the coding sequence ATGTTTGGTGGCTTTGCTGGTTTCAATAACGATAAAGGCGGTGACTGGGGAGAAAATCTTCTCAATAAGGTTGCTACCAATACCATCCGTCACCTATTTACTCGTAGTGATTTAGTAGAGGTTGAAGTTCGTTGTCAGCCCTCTAGTAAGTTGCTACAAGGTACGATAGATAGTTTTAAAATGAACGGTCGTGGATTGGTAATACGCAAACAATTTCGTACAGAAGAAATGTCTTTTGAAACTGATACGGTCGCTATAGATTTTGGTTCGGTAGTAAAAGGAAATCTTTCTCTCAAACAACCTACTCAGGCTGTTGCTCAAGTCAAACTTACCCAAGCAGATATTAATAAATCTTTTGAAGCCGAGTTGGTTAGAAAACGTCTAGAAAATCTGACTATTGAAGATTTGACCAAAATATCTGGTGGCAAACCAGTTTCCTTTACCGATGTAGATTTACAATTGCTCCCTGATAATAGAATTAAGTTACTGGCAAAAGCTAGCTGGGGCGATCGCAGCATCCCCGTGAGTCTCAACTGTAGTTTGGGAATTGCCAAACGCCGACGCATCGTGTTTGATAACGCTTTATTCGAGCCAAAAGATGTACCAGAAGATCTGCGAGACACTTCAAAAGAATTAACTATTGCTTTAGGTAAAATTCTTAACAAAATGGTAGATTTAGACCGTTTTAACCTCGACGGGGTTAAACTACGCTTAAATAGGCTAGAAACCGCAGGTAAGATGTTGCTGTTTAGCGGATACGCTCAAATCGAACGGGTACCTCAAACTGGATAA
- a CDS encoding DUF1997 domain-containing protein produces the protein MQSDLVNRQQDEVLENNSQDISLLTDDDKTSSLRSFLFRASFVGCMDMYSDIDTVADYLDAHEGWFCRCARPMKVEPLGNNGYILVIGRFGSLGFQVEPKIAVVLEPPVDRVYQMRTIPIPDGNTLNYDVNYQASMKLEASDPQQDVRLKASFLKKRIALPRSNTKVFWSLNLAVNVRFPKFINKFSPSLVQSTGDRLIAQIVRQVSPRLTYKVQQDFHTRLGLPVPPKNSLKFEQISCFQ, from the coding sequence ATGCAGTCCGACCTTGTAAATAGACAACAAGATGAAGTATTGGAAAACAACAGTCAAGATATATCTTTGTTAACCGATGACGACAAAACCTCTAGCCTCCGTTCGTTTCTATTTCGAGCTAGTTTTGTAGGCTGTATGGATATGTATAGCGATATCGATACTGTAGCTGATTATTTAGATGCTCATGAAGGTTGGTTTTGTCGCTGCGCTCGACCAATGAAAGTAGAGCCGTTGGGTAATAATGGCTATATTTTAGTTATAGGACGTTTTGGTTCTTTAGGTTTTCAGGTAGAACCAAAGATTGCAGTAGTTTTAGAACCACCAGTAGATAGAGTTTACCAAATGCGTACGATTCCGATTCCAGATGGCAATACTCTTAACTATGACGTTAATTATCAAGCTTCTATGAAGTTGGAAGCTAGCGATCCCCAACAGGACGTGCGCTTAAAAGCCAGTTTTCTAAAAAAGCGAATTGCACTTCCTCGATCGAACACCAAAGTTTTTTGGTCTTTGAATCTAGCTGTAAATGTCAGGTTTCCTAAATTTATTAATAAATTTTCACCATCTTTAGTTCAATCTACAGGCGATCGCTTAATAGCGCAAATAGTGCGTCAGGTATCTCCTCGCCTGACTTACAAAGTGCAGCAAGATTTTCACACTCGTCTTGGTTTGCCAGTGCCGCCGAAAAATAGTCTCAAATTCGAGCAAATTAGTTGTTTTCAGTAA
- a CDS encoding SDR family oxidoreductase — protein sequence MRALVVGATGQTGRHIVRELVKKDIAVRALVRNLEKAKEILPSEAELVVGDVLKPETIDKALDDCNVLLCATGASPSLDPTGPYQIDYQGTKNLIDVAKANNIEQFVIVSSLCASRFFHPLNLFWLVLYWKKQAEEYLQSSGLNYTIVRPGGLKNEDNSDNIVMSGADTLFDGSIPRPKVAKVCVEALNRPAARSKIIEIIAKPEAESKSWEQLFASVAS from the coding sequence ATGCGAGCATTAGTTGTGGGAGCTACGGGACAGACGGGACGGCACATTGTCAGAGAATTGGTGAAGAAAGACATTGCAGTACGTGCTTTAGTTAGAAATTTAGAAAAAGCTAAGGAGATACTGCCTTCAGAAGCTGAGTTAGTAGTAGGAGATGTACTTAAGCCAGAAACAATTGACAAAGCTCTTGACGATTGTAACGTTTTACTCTGTGCTACAGGAGCTAGCCCAAGCCTCGATCCTACAGGTCCCTATCAAATTGATTACCAGGGAACGAAAAATCTTATAGATGTTGCCAAAGCCAATAATATAGAACAGTTCGTAATTGTTTCTTCTCTATGCGCTTCCAGGTTTTTCCATCCTCTTAATTTATTCTGGCTGGTTTTATATTGGAAAAAACAGGCTGAAGAATATTTACAAAGTAGTGGCTTGAACTATACTATTGTGCGTCCAGGCGGACTAAAAAATGAGGACAACTCCGATAATATTGTGATGTCGGGTGCGGATACTTTATTTGATGGTAGTATTCCTCGTCCTAAAGTTGCTAAAGTCTGCGTAGAGGCTTTAAATAGACCCGCTGCACGATCGAAGATTATAGAAATTATCGCTAAACCAGAAGCCGAATCTAAATCTTGGGAACAATTGTTTGCTAGCGTAGCTTCATAA